One stretch of Juglans microcarpa x Juglans regia isolate MS1-56 chromosome 3D, Jm3101_v1.0, whole genome shotgun sequence DNA includes these proteins:
- the LOC121255006 gene encoding LOW QUALITY PROTEIN: urease-like (The sequence of the model RefSeq protein was modified relative to this genomic sequence to represent the inferred CDS: inserted 1 base in 1 codon) encodes MRQRRWLELLKDYDCNINYHPGKANIVADALSRKSSSSTLATMFTPQKHILLDMERAGIEVIQDTQAKMNSLTQGSTLIDQIKVAQASDTELMKIKEEVAEGFPKALGGQDAAWVIVDRLSKSAHFIPIQMTYSVDRLAELYVREIVRLHGNLTDGQSERTIQILEDMLRACVMEFKGSWIKYLPLIEFAYNNNYQESIQAASYEVLYGPSEFGDGTRNVGSHYHFIEVNPYLXFGRRKAYCMRLNIPAGTATRFEPGETKSVILVSIGGKKVIRGGNGIADGPVDRAKFREVMGALNLRGFGNLEENNARLGVLLTGEHSAFTKIISREEYVNKYGPTTGDKIKLGDTNLYAEIERDFAIYGDECVFGGGKVIRDGMVQSCVDSLDTVITNAVIIDCSGIFKADIGIKDGFIVSLGKAGNPDIMDGVFSNIIIGVNTEVIAGEGMIVTAGAIDCHVHFICPQLAYEAISSGELPNWKYFFVKHQYLTTDMCLCFHKIGGMLNIDDKSIEAQSSCYAYVISGQHRCLFDSIISQMKLMLQSTDEMPLNFGFTGKGNSAKPDELHEIIRAGAMGLKLHEDWGTTPAAIDNALNVAEHYDIQVNIHTDTLNESGFVEHSIAAFKGRTIHTYHSEGAGGGHAPDIIKVCGVKHVLPSSTNPTRPFSFNTIDEHLDMLMVCHHLEKDIPEDVAFAESRIRAETIAAEDILHDMGAISIIASDAQAMGRIGEVISRTWQTAHKMKLQRGSTDPSGPDNDNLRIKRYIAKYTINPAIANGLSEYVGSVEVGKLADLVLWKPSFFGAKPEMIVKGGAVAWANMGDPNASIPTPEPVMMRPMFGAFGKAGSAHSIAFVSKAALNIGVKAAYGLNKRVEAVSKVRQLTKADMKLNNALPNITVDPETYTVTADGEVLTCAAATTVPLSRNYFLF; translated from the exons ATCCTCTAGCACCCTGGCTACAATGTTTACTCCTCAGAAGCATATTCTACTAGACATGGAGCGAGCTGGCATTGAAGTAATCCAGGACACTCAAGCTAAGATGAATAGTTTGACACAAGGTTCAACATTGATAGATCAAATTAAGGTCGCCCAAGCAAGTGATACAGAATTGATGAAGATTAAAGAAGAAGTAGCAGAAG GGTTCCCGAAAGCGCTAGGAGGTCAAGATGCAgcatgggtgattgttgatcgacTATCAAAATCAGCACATTTTATTCCTATTCAGATGACGTACTCCGTGGATAGACTGGCAGAATTGTACGTTAGAGAGATTGTCAGATTACATGGGAATCTGACAGATGGTCAATCAGAGAGGACAATTCAAATTCTAGAAGATATGCTTAGAGCGTGCGTGATGGAATTTAAGGGTAGTTGGATTAAGTATCTACCCcttattgagtttgcatataataacaATTACCAGGAAAGTATTCAAGCAGCGTCGTATGAAGTTCTCTATGGAC CTTCAGAATTTGGTGATGGAACTCGGAAT GTTGGCAGCCACTATCACTTTATTGAGGTGAATCCCTACT ATTTTGGTCGACGGAAAGCATATTGCATGCGCCTAAACATACCAGCAGGGACAGCTACACGATTCGAG CCTGGGGAAACTAAAAGTGTCATACTTGTAAGCATTGGAGGTAAGAAAGTGATCAGAGGAGGAAATGGCATTGCTGATGGTCCAGTTGATCGTGCTAAATTTAGAGAAGTCATGGGAGCTTTAAACTTGAGAGGTTTTGGGAATCTGGAAGAAAATAATGCTAGGTTAGGCGTTCT GCTTACTGGAGAACATTCCGCTTTCACCAAAATAATCTCTCGTGAGGAATATGTCAACAAGTATGGCCCTACCACTGGTGACAAAATTAAGCTTGGTGATACAAACCTGTATGCTGAAATTGAAAGAGATTTTGCCATTTATGGTGATGAATGTGTCTTTGGAGGTGGGAAGGTTATAAGAGATGGAATGGTACAGTCATGTGTTGATTCTTTGGATACAGTTATTACAAATGCTGTGATAATTGATTGTAGTGGAATTTTTAAGGCCGATATTGGGATCAAGGATGGTTTTATTGTTTCCCTTGGGAAAGCAGGCAATCCAGACATCATGGATGGTGTGTTTTCAAATATTATCATCGGG GTTAACACTGAGGTTATTGCGGGAGAAGGAATGATTGTAACGGCGGGAGCCATAGACTGTCATGTCCACTTCATATGCCCTCAATTGGCATATGAAGCTATATCAAGTGGTGAGCTACCCAACTGGAAATACTTTTTTGTGAAACATCAATATTTAACTACTGATATGTGTCTATGCTTTCATAAAATTGGTGGCATGTTAAATATAGATGACAAAAGTATTGAAGCTCAATCATCTTGTTATGCTTATGTTATATCTGGACAGCATAGATGCCTTTTCGATTCCATA ATATCACAAATGAAGTTAATGCTGCAATCAACTGACGAGATGCCTCTAAATTTTGGTTTTACGGGAAAA GGGAACAGTGCAAAACCTGATGAACTACATGAAATAATTAGAGCCGGGGCAATGGGACTGAAGCTGCATGAGGACTGGGGAACTACTCCTGCCGCAATAGACAATGCTTTGAATGTTGCAGAACATTATGACATCCAG GTTAATATCCACACGGACACCTTGAATGAATCGGGTTTTGTTGAACATTCTATTGCTGCATTTAAAGGAAGAACTATTCATACCTACCACAG TGAAGGTGCTGGTGGAGGTCATGCTCCAGATATCATTAAAGTATGTGGTGTAAAACATGTCCTGCCATCATCTACGAACCCCACACGGCCTTTTTCTTTCAACACTATAGATGAGCATCTTGACATGCTG ATGGTCTGCCATCACCTCGAAAAAGATATTCCAGAAGACGTTGCTTTTGCTGAATCAAGGATAAGGGCTGAAACAATTGCTGCAGAGGATATTTTGCATGATATGGGGGCAATTAGCATCATTGCTTCCGATGCACAAGCTATGGGTCGCATTGGAGAG GTGATTAGCAGAACTTGGCAAACTGCCCACAAGATGAAGTTACAAAGAGGGTCGACTGACCCTAGTGGACCAGACAATGACAATCTTCGTATCAAGCGTTACATTGCTAAATACACAATAAATCCTGCCATAGCTAATGGGCTTTCTGAATATGTTGGCTCAGTTGAG GTGGGAAAGTTGGCCGATCTTGTTCTGTGGAAGCCATCCTTCTTTGGTGCAAAACCAGAAATGATAGTAAAAGGTGGTGCAGTTGCGTGGGCTAATATGGGCGATCCAAACGCAAGCATTCCCACACCTGAACCG GTAATGATGAGGCCCATGTTTGGAGCATTTGGGAAGGCTGGAAGTGCTCACTCCATTGCTTTTGTCAGCAAG GCAGCTTTGAATATTGGAGTTAAAGCCGCATACGGACTCAACAAGAGAGTAGAAGCTGTGAGCAAGGTTAGGCAGCTAACCAAAGCTGACATGAAACTCAACAATGCTCTTCCAAACATCACGGTGGACCCAGAGACATACACGGTCACAGCTGATGGTGAGGTTCTTACCTGTGCTGCAGCCACCACCGTTCCTCTTTCTCGGAATTACTTCCTCTTTTAG
- the LOC121255007 gene encoding uncharacterized protein LOC121255007 codes for MTTPLFLSGTEKYLSQSTTSRRVLNSSSLAYTLRSIFICPIWTPILNVIGNQRPKHPQFLQEKDDIFCKLCHRKVKTKYGVYYCQDCRYAAHLQCARDVEGEYLDLSSTIESDLVSEIEHFSHEHKLIISKKELEDDKICEGCMLSISPPFYSCEQCNFFLHGSCTILLPKTQLPLFHEHPLTLLSQAPSPSGIFLCFACERLQHGFCYRCDLSDYYQMDIQCASLPETLKHEGHQHSLFIGLNRDRIVCNGCYSEYRPHLLFVCTECETFGLCVRCATLPYRVRYEYDLHDYLTLTYSVEDDSGEYYCFICEESRDSRKWFYYCKECDFAAHPDCVIGKYSRIKFGRTFTCRQHEHPVTIVQKNEYSAPCDTCGTTFDGLAVACIQCKFISHLIVYWTLPESICAPQDYKEICFNNIIKK; via the exons ATGACAAcacctctctttctctcggGTACTGAAAAA TATCTCTCTCAAAGCACAACGAGcag ACGTGTATTGAACTCTTCTTCTCTAGCCTACACCTTGAGATCGATCTTCATTTGCCCCATTTGGACTCCAATCCTTAACGTCATCGGCAATCAGCGTCCTAAACATCCGCAATTCCTCCAG GAGAAGGACGACATATTCTGTAAACTTTGCCATAGAAAGGTAAAAACAAAGTACGGAGTTTATTATTGTCAAGATTGCAGGTATGCTGCCCACTTGCAATGCGCACGAGATGTTGAAGGTGAGTACTTGGACCTGAGTTCAACCATAGAATCTGATTTGGTCTCGGAGATCGAACATTTTAGTCATGAACACAAATTAATCATCAGTAAAAAGGAGCTCGAGGATGATAAGATTTGCGAGGGATGTATGCTTTCAATCTCGCCCCCGTTTTACAGCTGTGAGCAATGTAACTTCTTTCTGCACGGTAGCTGTACCATACTTCTTCCCAAGACGCAACTGCCCCTTTTTCACGAACACCCACTCACCCTCCTCTCACAGGCACCTTCCCCAAGTGGCATATTCCTATGTTTTGCTTGTGAACGTTTACAACATGGCTTCTGTTATAGATGCGACTTAAGCGATTACTATCAAATGGATATTCAATGCGCTTCTCTTCCGGAAACTCTAAAGCATGAAGGTCACCAACACTCCCTCTTCATAGGTTTGAATCGTGATCGAATAGTATGCAATGGCTGTTATAGTGAGTATCGTCCCCATCTCTTATTTGTATGCACCGAATGCGAGACGTTCGGCTTGTGTGTTAGATGCGCAACTCTTCCATATAGAGTTAGGTATGAATATGATTTACATGATTACTTGACACTCACGTATAGTGTTGAAGACGATTCTGGAGAATACTATTGTTTTATTTGCGAGGAAAGTAGAGACTCAAGGAAGTGGTTCTACTATTGTAAGGAATGCGACTTTGCTGCACATCCCGATTGTGTTATTGGCAAGTATTCGCGCATAAAGTTTGGAAGAACCTTCACATGTCGTCAACATGAACATCCTGTCACTATTGTCCAGAAGAACGAGTACTCTGCTCCGTGTGATACTTGTGGCACCACTTTTGATGGCTTGGCTGTAGCATGTATTCAATGCAAATTCATTTCCCACTTAATTGTCTATTGGACGCTCCCAGAGAGTATTTGTGCCCCGCAAGATTATAAAGAAATATGCTTCAATAACATTATAAAGAAATAA